A single window of Granulicella mallensis MP5ACTX8 DNA harbors:
- a CDS encoding OmpA family protein yields the protein MISSQSNTWKATLLGATFALLTITGCHHDHASAIPANAGAPDNSGGPAPTASLTADPPSIDLGQSVVLNWRTTNATSVTIDGIGQLPINGTQTVSPSNSTNFHLIAKGDGGVTEANVRVTVRVPVVPSMGADNNTDGDMGSEAAFHQNVQDLFYDYDSFDLRPDAQSSVMHAASYLNAHPAIKVLIGGYCDDRGSAEYNITLGENRANAAKTALVSAGVSANRLRVVSYGKEKQFCTEENESCWQQNRRAQFTLDK from the coding sequence ATGATCTCAAGCCAATCAAATACCTGGAAAGCGACGCTGCTAGGTGCCACGTTCGCGCTCCTCACCATCACAGGCTGCCACCACGATCACGCGTCCGCCATTCCCGCGAACGCAGGCGCTCCTGACAACTCGGGAGGTCCCGCGCCAACCGCTTCGCTCACCGCAGATCCGCCGTCCATCGATCTCGGCCAGTCCGTCGTATTGAACTGGCGCACCACCAACGCCACCAGCGTCACCATCGACGGCATTGGACAGTTGCCCATCAACGGCACCCAGACCGTCTCGCCTTCGAACTCGACCAACTTCCACCTGATCGCCAAGGGTGACGGCGGCGTGACCGAAGCAAATGTGCGAGTCACCGTGCGTGTTCCTGTCGTCCCCAGCATGGGAGCCGATAACAACACCGACGGCGACATGGGTTCTGAGGCCGCCTTCCACCAGAACGTGCAGGATCTGTTCTATGACTACGACAGCTTCGATCTGCGCCCTGACGCCCAGTCCTCGGTGATGCACGCCGCCAGCTACCTCAACGCACATCCTGCGATCAAGGTTCTGATCGGCGGCTACTGCGATGACCGCGGCTCGGCCGAGTACAACATCACGCTCGGCGAAAACCGCGCCAACGCCGCAAAGACAGCACTGGTCAGCGCGGGTGTCTCGGCCAACCGCCTGCGTGTCGTAAGCTACGGTAAAGAGAAGCAGTTCTGCACCGAAGAGAACGAGAGCTGCTGGCAGCAGAACCGCCGCGCCCAGTTCACGCTCGACAAGTAA
- a CDS encoding PD40 domain-containing protein translates to MKSIRAGKNVSLFAVLFASIAVPSMHAQDWFHLETSGGATRIRIAVANFKPQAGDPAAYKHTFDTTLFADLTAAGLFDMVSKDMIPQSTPGTQAEISLAQWSAAPASAAMIAFGNVGVANDRLVVNGFLDDAKNAQYPQVFAKQYNEAASDDSARQIAHRFADEIIARLGGGVSGIAETKIYYSKRTGTGKEIWEMDYDGANQHEITHLGAISISPRVSPDNSRVAFSSLGKDGFQIKMYSLLLGRLVNFTSAGGTNVSPAWAPSGQQLAFSSSRTGDPEIWISDPEGRVAHKITSFIGPDVSPTWNPKTGGQIAWISGRTHLPQLYIMDADGSGVQRLTDGGYATSPSWSPNGQFLTFAWDRKYGPGAPGGQDIYVMEIASKKWIQLTHDIGPCDFPSWSPDGRHIVFANGNGAHTRIMSMLADGTQKQALTGAGSDMPNWSWK, encoded by the coding sequence ATGAAATCCATCCGTGCAGGGAAGAACGTTAGCCTCTTTGCCGTCCTGTTTGCGTCGATCGCAGTACCCTCGATGCACGCCCAGGACTGGTTTCACCTGGAGACCAGCGGCGGCGCCACCCGTATTCGTATCGCCGTTGCCAACTTCAAGCCTCAGGCCGGCGATCCCGCCGCCTACAAACACACCTTCGACACCACGCTCTTCGCCGACCTCACCGCCGCCGGCCTCTTCGACATGGTCTCCAAGGACATGATCCCGCAGAGCACCCCGGGCACCCAGGCCGAGATCAGCCTCGCGCAGTGGTCGGCAGCTCCGGCCAGCGCGGCGATGATCGCCTTCGGCAACGTCGGCGTAGCCAACGATCGCCTCGTCGTCAACGGCTTCCTCGACGACGCCAAGAATGCGCAGTATCCGCAGGTCTTCGCCAAGCAGTACAACGAAGCCGCCAGCGACGACAGCGCGCGCCAGATCGCCCACCGCTTTGCCGACGAGATCATCGCCCGCCTCGGCGGTGGCGTCTCCGGCATCGCCGAGACGAAGATCTACTACTCCAAGCGCACAGGCACCGGCAAAGAGATCTGGGAGATGGACTACGACGGCGCCAACCAGCACGAGATCACCCATCTGGGCGCCATCTCGATCTCTCCGCGCGTCTCTCCGGACAACTCCCGCGTGGCCTTCAGCTCCCTGGGCAAAGACGGCTTCCAGATCAAGATGTACTCCCTGCTGCTTGGCCGCCTCGTGAACTTCACCTCCGCGGGCGGAACGAACGTCTCTCCGGCCTGGGCACCGAGCGGTCAGCAACTCGCCTTCTCCTCCTCACGCACCGGAGATCCTGAGATCTGGATCTCCGACCCCGAAGGCCGCGTCGCGCACAAGATCACCAGCTTCATCGGCCCGGACGTCTCCCCCACCTGGAATCCCAAGACCGGCGGCCAGATTGCCTGGATCAGCGGACGCACCCACCTGCCGCAGCTCTACATCATGGATGCGGACGGCTCCGGTGTGCAGCGCCTCACCGACGGCGGCTATGCCACCTCGCCCTCGTGGTCTCCCAACGGACAGTTCCTCACCTTCGCCTGGGATCGCAAGTACGGCCCCGGCGCTCCCGGCGGACAAGACATCTACGTCATGGAGATCGCCTCCAAGAAGTGGATCCAGCTCACGCATGACATCGGCCCCTGCGACTTCCCTTCCTGGTCGCCGGATGGCCGCCACATCGTCTTCGCGAATGGCAACGGTGCTCACACACGCATCATGTCCATGCTGGCCGATGGCACACAGAAGCAGGCCCTGACAGGCGCCGGCTCGGACATGCCGAACTGGAGCTGGAAGTAA
- a CDS encoding TonB family protein yields MSNYATTSEERDDRFGSGLAGAIVLHLALIGGLAAVAVFEHVHAPNWGENTASVGAIQASMVSAIPLPPKAAPVKDSVLASEDVTPTPKPPPKEATQPPPKPTDVLIKAKTPAKVIPKVAPIETPVPPKHPQPAPVTPKAASGDAATQLPQSVSQLKNGTAALTVQNRVFGNRYAYYLRIVANAVNQSYATYSGQADPNASMNKSVTVLFDIQRDGSVANLHVETRSGSSTLDTAALRAIQHLDNFPQLPEGNSITIEYKFDYR; encoded by the coding sequence ATGAGTAATTACGCCACCACGAGCGAGGAACGGGACGACCGGTTCGGCAGCGGTCTTGCCGGAGCGATCGTGCTGCATCTCGCCCTGATCGGCGGGCTTGCCGCCGTGGCCGTCTTCGAACACGTTCACGCCCCGAACTGGGGTGAAAACACGGCCTCCGTCGGAGCGATCCAGGCCTCCATGGTCTCGGCAATTCCGCTGCCCCCCAAAGCCGCGCCTGTCAAAGATTCGGTGCTTGCCTCAGAGGACGTGACTCCCACACCCAAGCCTCCGCCCAAGGAAGCCACCCAGCCACCGCCCAAGCCAACCGATGTGCTGATCAAGGCGAAGACGCCGGCAAAGGTCATCCCCAAGGTCGCGCCCATCGAGACACCGGTGCCGCCTAAGCATCCCCAGCCTGCTCCGGTAACGCCCAAAGCGGCGAGCGGAGACGCTGCCACACAGCTGCCACAATCGGTATCCCAGCTCAAAAATGGTACCGCCGCCCTCACCGTTCAGAACCGCGTCTTTGGCAATCGCTATGCGTATTACCTGAGAATTGTGGCCAACGCGGTCAACCAGAGCTACGCCACCTACTCAGGGCAGGCCGATCCGAACGCCTCCATGAACAAAAGCGTGACAGTGCTCTTCGACATTCAGCGCGACGGATCAGTTGCGAACCTGCACGTCGAAACCCGCAGCGGCTCCTCTACACTCGATACCGCTGCGCTCCGGGCCATTCAACATCTGGACAACTTTCCACAGTTACCGGAAGGCAACTCCATCACCATCGAATACAAGTTTGATTACCGTTAA